The genomic interval GAGCGCTCACAAACAAGCTGAGGAAACTCTCCGCGAGCAAGCGGCAACCCTGCAAAATCAGCAAAAATGGCTGGAATCTGTGCTGAACTTCCTGCCATCTCCACTGCTTCTGATTGAACCAGGAACGGCACGAGTCACGTTCGCCAACCAAGCGGCGGATGAAATGGCTGGGGGCGAATTTCCCAAAGATAAACCCAGTGAGGAGTACCACACCGTCTACTACTGCACCGACGCCAAGGGAGAGCGAATCCCGGACGAGCAGATGCCAGGAGTGCGGGTGGCGCAAGGTGAGCGTCTAGACGGGTTTGAAATGGATTGGCACACACCTAAGGGCATACGCTCTCTAATCGTGTTTGCCGATACGTTAGTGCCAATGTACGGTCATCCAGCGACCTGTGCATTGGTATTCCAGGACATCTCTGAGCGCAAGCGGGTAGAGAAAGCTCTGGAGGGTCGCCTACAACAGCAGGCCGTCGTAGCCCAATTAGGTCAGCGTGCGCTCTCCGGTATCGAGCTTTCCACACTCATGGATGAAGTTCCCATGCTTGTGGCTCAAAGCCTTGATGTTGAGTATTGCAAAGTTTTAGAACTCCTTCCCGATGGTAAGGCTTTGCTCCTGCGATCAGGTGTGGGTTGGCATCCAGGGCTTGTAGGCCATGCCACAGTGGGCAGCGAAACCTATTCGCAAGCTGGATACACCCTGCTTTCCAGCCAGCCCGTGATTGTTGAAGATCTCCGGAAAGAAACGCGGTTTAACGGGCCTCCACTCCTGCACGACCATCAGGTCATCAGCGGCATGAGCGTGATTATCTACGGGCAAAACCGTCCGTTTGGTGTGTTAGGAGTACACACAACCCGAAAACAGAAGTTCAGCCAGGATGACATCAATTTCATCCAGGCTGTTGCTAATGTGCTTGCTATAGCAATTGAGCGCAAACGAGTAGAAGAAGCCTTGCGGGAGAGCCAAGAGTTGTTCGAGCGCTTCATGAGCCACACTCCTGTAACAGCTTTCATTAAAGATGAACAGGGGCGCTTCGTTTACGTCAACTCACTACTTGAGCGTACCTGGAATCGCCCGTTAGCTGATTGGTTGGGTAAGACAGATTTCGATTTATTTCCAGCAGAGCAGGCAAAGCAATGGCGGGATAATGATACAGCTGTCCTGGCTGGAGGCAAGGCGGTACAGTTGTTAGAAACGTCTGTAGACCAAGACGGCGTCCACTTTTGGTTATCCTTTAAGTTTCCCTTCATAGACGCCAGGGGGCGACGGTTTCTTGCAGGCATGTCACTTGACATCAGCGATCGCAAGCGCTTAGAAGATAAGCTGCGGCAAAGCGAAGCTAAGTTTAGGCGTTTGTTTGATGCCAATATCGTTGGGATTATTTTCCCGGATTTAAGTGGCAACATTTTAGACGCCAATGATGCTTTTTTAGAAATGGTAGGCTACACGCGGGAGGATTTGCGAGCAGGAAGAGTGCGTTGGGATACGATGACCCCACCCGAATATAAACCTCTCGATGAGCTATCCATCGAAGAATTGAGAACCTCTGGAGTATGTACTCCATTTGAGAAGGAGTACATTCGCCAGGATGGTAGCCGCGTTCCCGTTCTGCTCATAGGTGCGCTGTTAGAGGGGGAGCGAGAGAGAACCGTCAACTTTATCCTGGATTTAAGCGATCGCAAACAGGCTCTTGCGGAACTCCGGGAAAGTGAAGCACGATTTCGCAATATGGCAGATACAGCACCCGTCTTGATTTGGATGTCTGGCACTGACAAGCTCTACACGTACTTTAATCAACCCTGGCTAGATTTTACCGGACGGACGATGGAACAAGAGTTTGGTAATGGTTGGGCTGAAGGCGTTCATCCCGATGATTACCAGCATTGTTTAGACACCTACGTGAATGCGTTTGATGTCCGCCAAGCGTTTAAGATGGATTACCGCCTCAGACGTTTTGATGGCGAGTACCGTTGGATTTTAGATACAGGAATTCCCCGCTTTACACCCGATGGTCACTTTCTCGGCTACATCGGTTCCTGTATCGATATTAGCGATCGCGTATTAGCTGAGGAAGAAGTCGTTAAACTCAACCAATCTCTCAATCGCCGCATTCATGAGCTAGAAACCTTACTGGAAGTCATTCCGGTTGGGATTGGTATCGCGGACGATGCTCAATGTCACCATATTCGGGCGAATCCCGCTTTGGCTCGGATGTTGAGGATTGCCCCAGAGGATAATGCTTCCCTGAGCGCTCCAGAACACGAAAGACCTGCAAACTTTAAAGTTTACAGTAATGGTCGAGAACTCATGATGGATGAACTCCCCATGCAGTATGCGGCGGCTCATTGTGTTGAAGTTTTGGAGCTGGAAGTTGATATCATCTATGAAAATGGAGAGACTGCCCAATTTTTAGAATACGCTACACCATTTTTTGACGAACAGGGTCAGTCCAGAGGATGTGTTGGGGTATTTTTAGACATCACGGAGCGCAAGCAGGCAGAAGCGCAAATCCGCCAACTCAACGAAAGCCTTGAACAACGGGTTAAAGAGCGCACCGCCCAACTCGAAGCCGCTAATCAAGAACTAGAATCCTTTTCCTATTCTGTTTCCCATGACTTACGTGCACCCCTTCGCCATATCAGTGGTTTCGTAGATTTACTACAAAAAAAAGCCGCTACCACCTTAGATGAAACGAGTCTGCGTTATCTGGATATTATCATTGAAACCACGAAACAAGCCGGAACACTCATTGATGACTTGCTCTCATTTTCTCGCATGGGGCGCACGGAAATGCGCTACACGAGGGTCAACATGACTCTATTGGTACAAGAAGTTAAGCGCGACATTGAACAAGATATCGGTGAGCGTAATATAACTTGGCAACTTGAGGAATTGCCCCAAGTTTATGGCGATCCTTGTATGTTACGCTTGGTCGTCCATAATTTAGTCGAAAATGCGGTTAAGTACACCTCAAAACGCGATCGCGCTGAGATTAAAATTGGTAGCACCCAAACCGAGCATGAGTTCGTCTTCTTCGTTCGAGATAATGGCGTAGGATTTGACATGCGCTACGTCCACAAACTGTTTGGTGTATTTCAACGCTTACACAGTGTCCAAGAATTTGAGGGAACTGGAATTGGATTGGCTAATGTCAAACGAATTATTGACCGTCATAACGGTCGAATTTGGGCAGAAGCTGTGGTTGAAGAGGGAGCGACTTTTTACTTCTCACTTCCTCAAGTAAACCACAACAATTGAAGGTTTGAAAATTGAAAGAAGTGAAAATTTGCCCAAATTTGTCAAAATTGAAGTAACCTGATAAAGTGCAATTTTTAAATGGACAATTCTCATCTTTTTTAAAAAATATAAATGCATGAATTAAAGCGAATTTTGCTAGTTGAAGATAGCCCTAACGATGTCGAATTAATATTGACGGCGCTCTCAGAAAATTGTTTAGCCAATGAAGTGGTAGTGGTGCGGGATGGAGAAGAAGCGTTAGACTATCTCTATCGGAAGGGAGTTTTCAAATTGCGGATGGAAGGCAATCCGGTGGTTGTACTTTTGGATTTGAAGCTGCCTAAAGTCGATGGACTGGAGGTTTTAGCACAAATCAAATCTGACCCCGAACTCAAGGCTGTGCCTGTTGTTGTTCTGACTTCTTCTCGCGAGGAGCAGGATCTGATCAACAGCTACAACTTAGGAACGAATGCCTACGTCGTGAAGCCCGTCAATTTCCATGAATTTGTTGACGCCATCAAGGAACTGGGGCTGTTCTGGGCTGTGGTGAATCAGCCACCTCCAGGATCGGTTCCCTCCCGACGCACTATTTAATTCAGTTTTAGGTAAACAACGCTTAGAAATGCTGCGTATCCTCCTGCTCGAAGATAGTCTGCTCGATACAGAGCTCATCCAGGCGTATTTGACCAACGGAGGGATTGAGGGTGAGTTAGTGCAGGTTGAGACGAGTACTGACTTTCAAAACGCCTTAAAAACAAGTTTTTTTAACTTAATTCTCTCCGATTATTCCCTGCCAGCCTTTGATGGTATTGCAGCTCTGGACATAGCACAAACCCTTTGCCCGGATGTACCTTTTATCTTTGTTTCAGCTACCCTCGGCGAGGAACTCGCGATTGAAACCTTAAAAAGGGGTGCAACTGATTACGTACTCAAACAACGTTTAGAGCGACTGGTTCCAGCCGTAAAGCGGGCGTTGCGTGAAACTCAGGAACGGGTTGAACGTCAGCGAACTCAGGAAGAACTCCGTCAACTGACAGCCGAGTTAGAACGACGCGTAGAGGAACGAACAGCGCAGTTAGCCCAGGCGAATCAGTCTTTACAAGCGGAAATTGCTGAGCGCCAGAAAACCGAAGAACGCTTGCGACTTCTGGAATCGGTAGCAGTTACGGCGAACGATGCCATTATGATTACCGAAGCAGAACCGATTGACGAACCCGGACCTCGGATTATATATGTCAATCAGGCGTTTACTCGGATGACGGGATATACGAAAGAAGAGGTACTCGGTAAAACGCCACGGATTTTACAAGGCCCCAGAAGTGAGCGTACCCAGCTCGATAAATTCCGCTCTGCGTTGAAACAATGGCAACCCACGGTGGTGGAGTTGCTCAATTATCGTAAGGATGGCTCCGAGTTTTGGGTGGAAATTAGCATTGTCCCCGTCGCCAATGCAGAGGGATGGTATACCCATTGGGTTGCCGTGGAACGGGATATTACCGATCGCAAACGCGCAGAAAACGCTCTACGCCTTTCTGATCAAATCTTGCAGCAAATGCCCGATGCTGTTTTACTCACCGATCTGGAGCTTAACATCCAGAAATGGACGGGAAAGGCAGAAGAGTTGTTTGGCTACACCGCCCAAGAGGCGATCGGCACAAACGCAACTTTTCTCCTTCGCTCCGATATCACCGCCACCATGACGGAGAGGATTATTAAAACCATTCAGGAAACAGGTACCTTCTGCACAGAGATGATTTGCCGTCGCAAAGATGGCTCTGAGGTGCCCATCGAAGCAACGGGGAAAGCCCTCTACGACGCGACAGGATTGCCTGTCGGTTTCCTGAGTATCAATCGCGACATCACAGAGCGTAAACGAGCTGAAAAACAGAAAGAACAGCTTATTCGGGAACAGGCGGCTCGTCTGGAAGCAGAGGTACAAGGACTCAAATCGGCCTTCTTAGCAGAGGCGAGTACGGTTCTGGCTTCCTCCTTGGACTACGAAATTACCTTGGCAAGTGTGGCGAAGTTAGCCGTTCCGTTTATCGCTGACTGGTGCGCTGTCGATATTTTAGAGAAAAACCAGACAATTCGTCGTGTGGCGATCGCCCATCTCGATCCGGCGAAAGTGGAGCTAGCCTGGGAACTCAACCGACGCTATCCAGAATGCTTTAATGGGTTAGCGACTCTATTAAGGACAGGAGAATCTGCGATTATCCAAGGGGTAGCGCCAAAGGCGATTGCTTCCGAGATTTTGGACTCTGACTTAGTTGCTGTGGCTGAAGATGCCCAACATCTGCAAAGCCTACGCGAACTCAGCTTAAAGTCCTATATCGTGGTGCCCCTGGTGGCTCGTGGGCGGACTCTAGGAGCTATCACCTTTGGCACGGCTGAGTCCGGGCGTCACTATAGTTCAGATGAACTCTCTGTGGTGGAAGATTTAGCGTATCATGCCGCGATGGCAGTGGATAACGCACAGCTCTATCGGGACGCTCAAGAAGCGCGACGAATTGCCGAAGAAACAGCTCAACGCACAGCCAGCCTGCAATCACTCACCGCCTCCTTAAGTGAAGCGCTTTCCTTGACGCAAGTGGGTGAGGTTGTTGTCAATCAAGGCTTGGCAGCTTTGAACGCAAACGCGGGTTTTATTGCACTTTTGAGTGAGCGCGATCAAACCTTAGAGTTAGTGAATACTCTCGGCTATCCTCAGGAACTACTTAAAAATTGGAACCGTTTCTCGCTCACGGCTGAAGTACCCATCGCGGATGCCGTTAAGACAAATAAAGCCATCTTCATCGAATCCCGCCAAGTCTTGGCTGAACGCTACCCACACCTGACCAGTGAGTATACTGATAGTCCGCATCATTCCTGGG from Microcoleus sp. AS-A8 carries:
- a CDS encoding PAS domain S-box protein — protein: MLNFLPSPLLLIEPGTARVTFANQAADEMAGGEFPKDKPSEEYHTVYYCTDAKGERIPDEQMPGVRVAQGERLDGFEMDWHTPKGIRSLIVFADTLVPMYGHPATCALVFQDISERKRVEKALEGRLQQQAVVAQLGQRALSGIELSTLMDEVPMLVAQSLDVEYCKVLELLPDGKALLLRSGVGWHPGLVGHATVGSETYSQAGYTLLSSQPVIVEDLRKETRFNGPPLLHDHQVISGMSVIIYGQNRPFGVLGVHTTRKQKFSQDDINFIQAVANVLAIAIERKRVEEALRESQELFERFMSHTPVTAFIKDEQGRFVYVNSLLERTWNRPLADWLGKTDFDLFPAEQAKQWRDNDTAVLAGGKAVQLLETSVDQDGVHFWLSFKFPFIDARGRRFLAGMSLDISDRKRLEDKLRQSEAKFRRLFDANIVGIIFPDLSGNILDANDAFLEMVGYTREDLRAGRVRWDTMTPPEYKPLDELSIEELRTSGVCTPFEKEYIRQDGSRVPVLLIGALLEGERERTVNFILDLSDRKQALAELRESEARFRNMADTAPVLIWMSGTDKLYTYFNQPWLDFTGRTMEQEFGNGWAEGVHPDDYQHCLDTYVNAFDVRQAFKMDYRLRRFDGEYRWILDTGIPRFTPDGHFLGYIGSCIDISDRVLAEEEVVKLNQSLNRRIHELETLLEVIPVGIGIADDAQCHHIRANPALARMLRIAPEDNASLSAPEHERPANFKVYSNGRELMMDELPMQYAAAHCVEVLELEVDIIYENGETAQFLEYATPFFDEQGQSRGCVGVFLDITERKQAEAQIRQLNESLEQRVKERTAQLEAANQELESFSYSVSHDLRAPLRHISGFVDLLQKKAATTLDETSLRYLDIIIETTKQAGTLIDDLLSFSRMGRTEMRYTRVNMTLLVQEVKRDIEQDIGERNITWQLEELPQVYGDPCMLRLVVHNLVENAVKYTSKRDRAEIKIGSTQTEHEFVFFVRDNGVGFDMRYVHKLFGVFQRLHSVQEFEGTGIGLANVKRIIDRHNGRIWAEAVVEEGATFYFSLPQVNHNN
- a CDS encoding response regulator translates to MHELKRILLVEDSPNDVELILTALSENCLANEVVVVRDGEEALDYLYRKGVFKLRMEGNPVVVLLDLKLPKVDGLEVLAQIKSDPELKAVPVVVLTSSREEQDLINSYNLGTNAYVVKPVNFHEFVDAIKELGLFWAVVNQPPPGSVPSRRTI
- a CDS encoding PAS domain S-box protein — its product is MLRILLLEDSLLDTELIQAYLTNGGIEGELVQVETSTDFQNALKTSFFNLILSDYSLPAFDGIAALDIAQTLCPDVPFIFVSATLGEELAIETLKRGATDYVLKQRLERLVPAVKRALRETQERVERQRTQEELRQLTAELERRVEERTAQLAQANQSLQAEIAERQKTEERLRLLESVAVTANDAIMITEAEPIDEPGPRIIYVNQAFTRMTGYTKEEVLGKTPRILQGPRSERTQLDKFRSALKQWQPTVVELLNYRKDGSEFWVEISIVPVANAEGWYTHWVAVERDITDRKRAENALRLSDQILQQMPDAVLLTDLELNIQKWTGKAEELFGYTAQEAIGTNATFLLRSDITATMTERIIKTIQETGTFCTEMICRRKDGSEVPIEATGKALYDATGLPVGFLSINRDITERKRAEKQKEQLIREQAARLEAEVQGLKSAFLAEASTVLASSLDYEITLASVAKLAVPFIADWCAVDILEKNQTIRRVAIAHLDPAKVELAWELNRRYPECFNGLATLLRTGESAIIQGVAPKAIASEILDSDLVAVAEDAQHLQSLRELSLKSYIVVPLVARGRTLGAITFGTAESGRHYSSDELSVVEDLAYHAAMAVDNAQLYRDAQEARRIAEETAQRTASLQSLTASLSEALSLTQVGEVVVNQGLAALNANAGFIALLSERDQTLELVNTLGYPQELLKNWNRFSLTAEVPIADAVKTNKAIFIESRQVLAERYPHLTSEYTDSPHHSWAAIPLNVDGHTLGGIGFSFLHAQTLTPEDCAFIQALAQQCAQAIERARAYAAERQARADSEAANRMKDEFLATLSHELRTPLNAMLGWMQLLRTRTFDPVKMAQALETIDRNSKSLAALIEDILDISGIMMGKLQLSVAPCELISVIEAAIETIRPAAEAKLIQIDCCLDASAQLVWGDANRLQQVVWNLLSNAVKFTSKGGRVEIRLERVEQVERSVQELQVEGNHPRTVTQETVNTDPLTRDHRIPKPATSSINSGFPSECQSPSAMGSGVTDHSSLAQVSNCYAQMRITDTGKGISADFLPYVFDRFRQENSSSTRAYGGLGLGLSLVRYLVEQHGGTVEVFSLGEDMGSTFTVQLPLLVPQLAEDRQ